A window of Phycodurus eques isolate BA_2022a chromosome 5, UOR_Pequ_1.1, whole genome shotgun sequence contains these coding sequences:
- the si:ch211-194m7.5 gene encoding LOW QUALITY PROTEIN: olfactomedin-4 (The sequence of the model RefSeq protein was modified relative to this genomic sequence to represent the inferred CDS: deleted 1 base in 1 codon): MKLNTIILLCSLFNFTQQLNLQDRCMCELTNKEKPFPHENLNSVNDKALKCSHNVTPQKALELESLMLGLELRLPQLIKEVSILEKEDDGALYGAVSLQVIENELTEIKLMVDRLNTSTKGHQRITTGSVRQLEQLRAELHEMEQYDTFQVEKRRKDNHRLKRALDECRDEHEFKPQPTHRPDSFCPHGRFVNITGPRFYSAGNAPATSKYGGWGRDPKPGLGKKNWYWRVMLTNINIYGNYISFYSSLSSLTVGINAAGNVHIHSANPTTNTIQGPNVVLYGEALYYNCYNNAQLCRFNITSKTISNLQLPKGTRFNSKGNFCHVDECYPYTDLDLAIDESGVWLIYSTTDNFGNLVLSKVEEGDPPMLSQTWHTSVYKQAVTNTFMACGILYATRYINKDMEEIFYSFDTSTGVEKFNLGIFMNKMCPNIFFLNYSPVDQMLHVYCDANMVSYKALFE, encoded by the exons ATGAAGCTTAACACGATCATTCTACTGTGCTCTCTGTTCAACTTCACGCAACAG CTAAATTTACAAGATCGCTGTATGTGTGAGCTGACCAACAAAGAGAAGCCATTCCCTCATGAGAACCTGAACTCAGTGAACGACAAGGCATTAAAATGCTCTCACAATGTCACCCCACAGAAA gCACTGGAACTTGAAAGTCTGATGCTCGGGTTGGAGCTCCGTTTGCCCCAACTAATAAAAGAAGTGTCAATACTGGAGAAGGAGGATGATGGAGCGCTATATGGAGCTGTCAGCCTCCAGGTGATAGAGAATGAGCTCACTGAGATAAAACTTATGGTTGACAGGCTGAACACATCCACCAAAGGACATCAACGCATTACCACTGGCTCTGTCAGACAA cTGGAGCAACTGAGAGCAGAGTTGCACGAGATGGAACAGTATGACACCTTTCAGGTAGAAAAGAGACGTAAAGACAACCACCGCCTGAAGAGAGCCCTGGACGAGTGCAGGGAT GAACAcgaattcaaaccacagcccACACATCGTCCAGACA gTTTCTGTCCCCATGGCAGGTTTGTGAACATTACCGGGCCAAGGTTCTACTCAGCAGGAAACGCTCCTGCCACCTCCAAGTATGGAGGCTGGGGCCGTGACCCCAAACCAGGGCTGGGGAAAAAGAACTGGTATTGGAGAGTGATGCTGACCAACATCAACATATATGGAAACTATATCAGTTTCTACTCCTCCCTGAGTTCTCTGACTGTAGGAATTAACGCAGCAG GTAATGTCCACATCCATTCAGCCAATCCAACGACCAACACCATTCAGGGACCAAATGTTGTTCTGTATGGCGAGGCCTTGTACTACAATTGTTATAACAATGCTCAACTTTGTCGTTTCAACATAACATCCAAAACCATTTCCAACCTACAGTTACCCAAAGGCACCAg GTTCAATTCAAAGGGAAACTTTTGTCATGTAGATGAATGTTACCCATACACTGATTTAGACCTTGCAATAGATGAGTCAGGTGTGTGGCTCATCTACAGCACCACAGACAACTTCGGTAACCTGGTTTTGTCTAAGGTGGAAGAAGGAGATCCACCGATGCTCAGCCAAACTTGGCACACCTCGGTCTATAAGCAGGCAGTCACCAACACCTTCATGGCCTGTGGCATCCTCTACGCTACACGTTATATAAATAAGGACATGGAAGAGATCTTCTACTCATTTGACACATCAACCGGAGTGGAGAAGTTTAACCTTGGCATTTTCATGAACAAGATGTGCCCTAACATTTTCTTCCTAAATTACAGCCCAGTAGACCAGATGTTGCATGTCTACTGTGATGCTAACATGGTCTCCTATAAGGCtttgtttgaataa